The following proteins come from a genomic window of Aspergillus oryzae RIB40 DNA, chromosome 4:
- a CDS encoding uncharacterized protein (predicted protein) — protein sequence MLWRYDSYIGLYIPLLRSSLSVWTGGNWQDTSRLPTGFEAHYDQVHAAARARGRKVLEFKVQDGWDPLCQFLGKEVPSEPFPHVNEGDFIARFHVIIFWVRLVGLAKKGLIWASPVVAVGAAWWYFG from the exons ATGCTTTGGCGCTATGAT TCCTACATAGGCCTATACATCCCTCTCCTCCGGTCCTCTCTATCTGTATGGACCGGCGGAAACTGGCAGGATACAAGCCGTCTCCCTACCGGCTTTGAAGCCCACTATGACCAAGTCCATGCTGCCGCGCGGGCACGTGGACGTAAAGTGCTTGAGTTCAAGGTCCAGGATGGCTGGGATCCTCTCTGCCAGTTTCTAGGAAAGGAAGTCCCGAGTGAACCGTTCCCTCATGTCAATGAAGGTGATTTTATTGCTAGATTTCATGTCATTATTTTCTGGGTGCGGCTGGTAGGCTTGGCGAAGAAGGGCTTGATATGGGCTTCccctgttgttgctgttggggcTGCTTGGTGGTATTTTGGCTGA